TCCAATGAGTCACAAAGAAATATCCATTGATTTTCCCCGAAGGTGAGCAAGTTTCAATCTTGAACTATTAGAGATCGTAACTTCTCACATCCCGTCAAATCCGGCAAAGTCTCCATTGATTTGCATCCTGTAAGATCCAACATTTCTAAGAACTTCGCACCGTCAAgaccttgaatttcaactagaTTGCCGCACCCAGAAGCCTTGAATGTCTTCAAACGCTTGCattcatataaaaataatttaggtatTGCTTCCAATGAGTCACAACCAGAAATATCCAAATAAGTTAAATTCAACATTTCAAATCCCCGAAGCTGAGTAAGTTTCTTGCAGTCTCGAACCATTAGAGATCGTAGCTTCTCAAATCCTGTCAAATCTGGCAAAGTCTCCATTGATTTGCATCCTGTAAAATCCAACTCTTCTAAGAACTTCGCACCATCAAgaccttgaatttcaactagaTTGCCGCACCCAGAAGCcttgaatttcttcaaacacTTGCATTCATATAAAAATAAGTTAGGTATTGCTTCCAATGAGTCACAACCAGAAATATCCAAATAAGTTAAATTCAACATTTCAAGTCCCCGAAGGTGAGCAAGTTTCTTGCAATCTTGAACTCTTAGAGATCGTAACTTCTCACATCCCGTCAAATCTGGCAAAGTCTCCATTGATTTGCATCCTGTAAAATCCAACTCTTCTAAGGACTTTGCACCATCAAGACCTTGAATTTCAATTAGATTGCCGCACCCAGAAGCcttgaatttcttcaaacacttgcaaaaatataaaaatatgacCTCCAAGGACTCCAAATTATCACAGCCCTTAATTTCAACTAGGCTATCGCAATGCTCAATGCGTAATCGTTTCAGATGAATAAATCTTGAAAGGCCCAATGTTTTAATGGAACTGCACTTTTTTATTGAAAGCTCTTCCGAGTGTGTGAGTCCTTCGAGCAAAAGCGATGTCAACTTATCCCACTCCTCCAAACAGAGTTTCAATGGTATTGAGGAAAGCTCGCGGACGTCTTCAAGTAAATGGCGTACCTCAAGATCGAGTTTTCTAGGTGGATGAGGCGAAGGAGCTGTGGCAGTCCAAGACTCTGACAAGTAACCGATAGACATGTTAAGCCCAGAAGGAAGCTGGCAGCAAGCAGGACTTACAGCCCCTTAGGAGCTCCTAACAGCCCCTTAGGTCAAGGCtttggagagaagaaggaagaagaggtcAAGGCTTTGGAGAGAAGGAGCTCCTACGATCTCCCATAGGTAAGGctttggagagaagaaagattccggACGCTTTCTGGCAGGTCAGATATCGGTGTGAAATTGAGATAGATAGTCTCGAGGGAAGGCAAGTCACCGATTTCACTTGGAATTGCCCCTTTCAAACTACTGCACAAGATGAGATTTAGAATCTTCAGATTTTTCAACCCTCCAATAGCATTGGGAAGCTTTTCGATCGCACAAG
This Eucalyptus grandis isolate ANBG69807.140 chromosome 7, ASM1654582v1, whole genome shotgun sequence DNA region includes the following protein-coding sequences:
- the LOC120286274 gene encoding putative adenylate cyclase regulatory protein; this translates as MSIGYLSESWTATAPSPHPPRKLDLEVRHLLEDVRELSSIPLKLCLEEWDKLTSLLLEGLTHSEELSIKKCSSIKTLGLSRFIHLKRLRIEHCDSLVEIKGCDNLESLEVIFLYFCKCLKKFKASGCGNLIEIQGLDGAKSLEELDFTGCKSMETLPDLTGCEKLRSLRVQDCKKLAHLRGLEMLNLTYLDISGCDSLEAIPNLFLYECKCLKKFKASGCGNLVEIQGLDGAKFLEELDFTGCKSMETLPDLTGFEKLRSLMVRDCKKLTQLRGFEMLNLTYLDISGCDSLEAIPKLFLYECKRLKTFKASGCGNLVEIQGLDGAKFLEMLDLTGCKSMETLPDLTGCEKLRSLIVQD